The Rhabdothermincola salaria genome segment GCGCGGATGCGAAGGCCCCGACGGTGGGGCCCAGCGTGCGCTGGAAGGGGAATTGGAGTCGGAAGACCGACTCTCGGACGACATCTGCCATGTGGTTCTCCTCGTGGGTTGAGGCGTCGTGGTGGGTGGGTGGATCGGTGGGCGACGAGACGGCGACGGGGCCGTCAGCGGCGCCGGTAGACGGGTGGGCGCTTCTCGGCGAAGGCCCGGGGGCCTTCCCTGGCGTCCTCGGTGGCGAAGACGGCCTGGCCGTAGGCGAACTCGTGGTCGAGCGCTTCTCGTTCGGTCATGCCCTCGGTCTCGCGCAAGGTGCGCAGCACGGCCTCCACCGCCAGCGGACCGTTGGCGGCGATCTGGTGGGCGATCTCCTTGGCCCGGGTGAGGGCCTGGCCGTCGGGCACCACGTGGCCGACGAGGCCGTAGTGCAGCGCCTCGTCGGCGGTGAGCTCGCGCCCGGCGAGGAGCACCTCGGCGGCGATGGTGTAGGGGATCTGGCGGCGCAGGCGGACGGCCGAGCCGGCCATCGGGTACAGCGAGCGCTTCACCTCGCTGACGGCGAAGCGGGCGCTCTGCCCGGCCACTCGGATGTCGGTGCCCTGCAGCAGCTCGGTGCCCCCGGCGAAGGCGATGCCCTCGACCGCGGCGATGAGCGGCTTGGTGGGCTGGTAGTGGCGCAGCAGGCACTTCCACATGAGGTCGGGATCGTCGGCCAGGCGGGCCCGCACGTCGATCTCGGTGTCGGCGTCGGGGCCTTCGTCGCCGGCCATGGCCTTGAGGTCGGCCCCGGAGGAGAAGTTGCCCTCGGCTCCCGTGAGCACGAGGGCGTGGACGTCGTCGTCGGTGTCGGCGGCGACCATGGCGTCGTGCAGGCGGATCAGCATCGCCCCGGACAGGGCGTTGAGCCGCTTGGGCCGGTTCATGGTCATGACCAGGACGGGACCGTCGCGCTCGATCAGGGCATCGGGCATGCGTTGCCTCCCATGGCGTCGTGGCCCCCCGGGGTGCCGGCGGAATGCGGCAGTCGACTGGCGACCACCGGCTCGCCGCACCCTAATTTACTTCACACCGCATAGCAATTAGATGCCGTCGCTCCCCCATCAGCCGCGAGACCCGGACGGTCGACCATCATCGACGAGGTGCCCCTGGTCCACGATCCCGATCGGCTCGCCCTGCACAAGGGCCTGCGGGCCGGCTTGGCCGTGCCCGTCACCTACGGGGTCGTCGGCGGGGCGATCGGCGGCACCGCCTCGCTCTTCGCCGCCTTCGCCTGCTTCTCGGCGCTGGTCTTCGCCGACTTCCAGGGCCCTGTCCGACGCCGCCTCGGCGGCTACGGCTTCCTCCTCGTGGGCGGGGCGGCCCTGGTGGTGCTGGCCGGAGCGGTGGCCGACAGCCTCCCCGCGGCGGTCGTCACCGTCTTCGTGGTGGCGTTCGTCCTGCGCTTCGTCGGCTGCCTGGGCGGCTACGCCACGGTTGCCGGCACCACGTTGATGACCGCGTTCGCCCTCGCCGTGATGGCCACGCCCGTCGAAGAGATGGACCAGCGGGTCGCCGGCTGGGCCATCGGGGTGCTGGTGGCCACCGCGGTGGCCGTGCTGACCACTGCCCGCTACCGCTACCCGGCGCGCCACAACCTGGCCGAGCACGCCCGGATGCTCGCCACCGACCTGCGCGAGCTGGCCGCCGGCCGCCACCCCGACCCCCGTTCCGGGCTCGAAGGCATCGCCAACGCCCGCATCGAGCTCGAGCGCTCGGTGGCCCGACCGCTCAACTCCTCGGCCCACCAGCGGGCCCTCACCGGCCTGCTCGACGGGTTGGGCCGGGCCACCCTGGTGGTCGAGCGGCTCGACCCGGTCGCCGCCGAGGACGTCGCCGAACAACAGCTGGGTGCGGTCGACACCTCCTCGGACTGCCGGCAGCTGGCCGCCCTGGCCGCCGACACCTTCGAGGCCGCCGCTCGCGCCCTCGTGGAGGGGGACGCCGTCGACCTCGGGACCGTGCACCACGAGCTCACCGCGCACCGCCGTCGGCTCATCCAGGCCCTGGCCACCGAGGACCCCGCCGTGCGCTGGGACGTCGAACGCCATGCGGCCGCCACCATCGGCTATCGCCTGGCCGCCTCGCTCGCGGCGGTCACCGCGGCCGACGCCGCCGTCGTGGCGGGCCACCTCCCCGCCGGAGGCACCCGCCCCCTCCTCGACGTCGAGGTGGAGATCCCCCGACCCGGGGCCCGGGCCTTCGTCGGGCGCACGCTCGCCATCCTCGGGTTCCACCTGCGCTGGACCAGCACCCGCCTGCGCAACAGCCTGCGAGCCGGGGTGGCTCTGGCCGCCGCCCTCACGATCGCCCGGGCCTGGGAGTTCGACCACGGCTTCTGGGTGCTGCTGGGCACCCTCATGGTGCTGCGCAGCGGTGCGGTGGACACGACCGCCAGCGCGGTCGACGCCCTCAAGGGGGTGGGGGTGGGCTTCGTGCTGGCCGCGCCGCTCGCCTACTTCTTCGCCGGCGACGACACCGTGCTGTGGGTGGTCCTGCCGATCGCCACGTTCGTCGCCGCCTGGGCACCGGCCGCCATCGGGCTCGGCACCGGGCAGGCCGCCTTCACCGTCTTCGTCGTGGTGCTGTTCAACCTGTTCACCCCGCAGGGCGCCCAGACCGCGCTCGTCCGGTTGGAGACGGTGGCGGTGGGCGTGGCCGTGGCCGCGGTGGCCGGCGTGCTCTTCTGGCCACGCGGGCCCGAGGCCACCATCGGGGCGGTGGCGGCCCGCTACTACCGGGCGG includes the following:
- a CDS encoding crotonase/enoyl-CoA hydratase family protein; its protein translation is MPDALIERDGPVLVMTMNRPKRLNALSGAMLIRLHDAMVAADTDDDVHALVLTGAEGNFSSGADLKAMAGDEGPDADTEIDVRARLADDPDLMWKCLLRHYQPTKPLIAAVEGIAFAGGTELLQGTDIRVAGQSARFAVSEVKRSLYPMAGSAVRLRRQIPYTIAAEVLLAGRELTADEALHYGLVGHVVPDGQALTRAKEIAHQIAANGPLAVEAVLRTLRETEGMTEREALDHEFAYGQAVFATEDAREGPRAFAEKRPPVYRRR
- a CDS encoding FUSC family protein, which translates into the protein MPLVHDPDRLALHKGLRAGLAVPVTYGVVGGAIGGTASLFAAFACFSALVFADFQGPVRRRLGGYGFLLVGGAALVVLAGAVADSLPAAVVTVFVVAFVLRFVGCLGGYATVAGTTLMTAFALAVMATPVEEMDQRVAGWAIGVLVATAVAVLTTARYRYPARHNLAEHARMLATDLRELAAGRHPDPRSGLEGIANARIELERSVARPLNSSAHQRALTGLLDGLGRATLVVERLDPVAAEDVAEQQLGAVDTSSDCRQLAALAADTFEAAARALVEGDAVDLGTVHHELTAHRRRLIQALATEDPAVRWDVERHAAATIGYRLAASLAAVTAADAAVVAGHLPAGGTRPLLDVEVEIPRPGARAFVGRTLAILGFHLRWTSTRLRNSLRAGVALAAALTIARAWEFDHGFWVLLGTLMVLRSGAVDTTASAVDALKGVGVGFVLAAPLAYFFAGDDTVLWVVLPIATFVAAWAPAAIGLGTGQAAFTVFVVVLFNLFTPQGAQTALVRLETVAVGVAVAAVAGVLFWPRGPEATIGAVAARYYRAAGAMVAAITAEVLDLPGSPRALDRARHELLATRAQLNETLQELTSDRRTVVDLSTRVALLTPPAVVLAGDWTRRTFWVDDPADVGRTGPLTGNVPSADDIPPALGPLTLEARTFEVEARLGLVADQLEDPGCIVRPLGEAGPVALPDPTGVDARVLLSWIWLRAWLDLLERSVEHTAPASVQLVRDLPRRWWQREGPPPAEVESPDAATV